The Nocardia terpenica nucleotide sequence GCCGACGAGCATCCGTCCCCGCACAGCCCGCTGGCCCGGGTGAAGCGGCTGACCACGGTGTATCGGCCGTACCCGGTGGTCGGCGTGATCACGCCGTGGAACTTCCCGCTGGCCATGCCCGCGCTGGACGTGGTCCCGGCGCTGGCCGCCGGGGCCGCGGTGCTGCTGAAACCCTCCGAGGTGACCCCGCTGTCGGCGCTCGAGCTGGCCCGCGGCTGGGCCGAGATCGGCGCGCCACCGGTGTTCGCGGTGCTGACCGGCGCGGCCGAGACCGGGGCCGCGGTCGTGGACTCCGTCGACTACGTGCAGTTCACCGGTTCCACCCGGACCGGCCGCGCGATCGCCACCGCCTGCGCGCGGCGCCTGCTGCCCTACAGCCTGGAACTGGGCGGCAAGGATCCGGCCATCGTGCTCGCCGACGCCGACCTGGACCGGGCCGCCTACGGCATCGCGTTCGGCGGGCTGTTCAACGCGGGCCAGGTGTGCATCTCGGTGGAGCGGGTGTACGTGGAGGCGCCGGTGTACGACGAGTTCGTCGCCAAGCTCACCGCGCACGTGCGCGAGCTGCGCCAGGGCGCCGACGGCCGCGAATCCCGTTACGACGTGGGCGCTCTCGCCAACGAGGCCCAGCGGCGGATCGTGAGCGACCATGTCGAGGACGCGCTCGCGAAGGGCGCGCGGGCGCTGACCGGCGGCAGGTCCACCGAGGTCGGCACCTTCTACGAGCCGACCGTGCTGGTCGACGTCGATCACGGCATGAGCTGCATGACCGAGGAGACCTTCGGGCCCACGCTGCCCGTGATGAAGGTGGCCGACGAGACCGAAGCCGTTGCGCTGGCCAATGATTCGATCTACGGCCTGTCCGCCTCGGTATGGACCGGCGACCGGGCGCGCGGGGAACGCATTGCGCGGCAACTGAATGCGGGCGCGGTGAACATCAACGACGTGTTCGCCAACCTGTTCAGCTTCGCGCTGCCGATGGGCGGCTGGCAGCAGTCCGGCATCGGCGCGCGCTGGGGTGGCGCCGCGGGCGTGCGCAAATACTGCCGCCAGCAGGCGATCACCACGCCGATCCTGCCGACGCAGCGCAAGGAACTGTTCTGGTTCCCGTACAACACCACCAAACTCGCGCTCGCCATGGCGGCCATGCGGGCCGCCGGGGCGCGCGGGCTGCGCCGCATCGGCGTCCGGGACGTGTTCGACACCGTGGGAGGGAAGGGCAAATGACCGATTTCGGCAGCATTCGCGGCAAGGTCGTGGTGATCACCGGCGGGGCGCGCGGCATCGGCCTGGCCACCGCGACCGCCCTGCACCGGCTCGGCGCGCGCGTCGCCATCGGCGACATCGACGAGGCCACGGTGAAAACCTCCGGCGCCGCAGGGGATTTCGAACACTACGGCCGCCTCGACGTCACCGATCAGCAGTCGTTCGCGGACTTCCTCGACGAGGTGGAGCGGCTGCTGGGCCCGATCGACGTGCTGATCAACAATGCGGGCATCATGCCGACCGGGCGGGTGGTGGACGAGCCGGACGCGCTCACCCGCCGCATTCTCGACATCAATGTCTACGGCGTGATTCTCGGCTCGAAGCTGGCGCTGGCGCGCATGCTGCCGCGGCGCAGCGGGCACATCGTGAACATCGCCTCGCTGGCCGGTGAGTCCCACGTTCCCGGCCTGGCCACCTACAACGCCAGCAAACACGCGGTGCTCGGCTTCACCGACACGCTGCGCGAGGAGTACCGCGGCAGCGGGGTGGCGCTGTCCTCGGTGCTGCCGACGCTGACGAATACCGAACTGGGATCGGGCGTTTCGGCCCCGCCGCTGGTGAGCCGGGTGCTGGCCCCGGCCGAACCGGAACAGATCGCCGACGCCATCGTCGCACTGCTGGTGACCAGGCGCGCCAAGGTGCGGGTCACCTTCGCGGCCGGACTGCTGGCCCGCGTGGTGGGGGCGCTGCCGGAGGCGGTGGGCGACGGCCTGGCGCGGGCGCTCGGCTCCCAGCGCGCCTTCCTCGACGACGTCGACCAGTCCGCGCGCAAGGCGTACGAGCAACGCGTGCGCACCGACACCGACCAGTAGCGACGCCTGTCTCGAGCTTGCCGCGCTATCGTCGGATGTCATGGCAACAGCGGTGTTCGTCGGGCTCGCGACGCTCGATATCGCCTATGCGGTGGAGCGATATCCGGCCGAGGACAGCAAGACACAGGCCAACGATCAATACCTCGGCGCCGGTGGCCCGGCCGCCACCGCGGCCGTCGCCTGCGCGTGTCTATCGGGGCGGACCCCGGCGCTGATCACACCGCTGGGGGATCACCAGTTGGCGCTGCTGGTCAATCGCGATCTGGCCGAGCACAGCGTGGCCGCGGTGGATGCGACGCCCGGCGCCGTGCACCGCCCGCCCATCTCCTCGATCGTGGTGGCGACGGCGACCGGCACCCGGACCGTCGTATCGCTGGACGGGGCCGAGATCTCGGCGCCGTTCCACTCGGCGATGCTGGGCCCGCTCAACGATGCCGAGGTCCTGCTGATCGACGGTCACTTTCCGGATCTGGCGGTCGGATTCGCCACCGCCGCACGGAAATCCGGCGTGTCGGTGGTGCTGGACGGCGGCCGCTGGCGGCCCGTGCACACGGAACTGCTGCCGCTGGTGGACATCGCCATCTGCTCGGCCGCGTTCGTGCCGCCGGGCGTGCCGGGCGACCCGGACGCGATTTTCGACTTCCTGCACGGGCAGGGCGTCCGCCATGCGGCGATCACCCGGGGCGGCAAGCCGATTCGGTATTCGATGCCGGGCGAGCGGGGCGAGCTGGAGATCCCGCCGTCGCGGGTGATCGACACGCTCGGGGCGGGCGATATTCTGCACGGCGCGTTCTGTCACTATCATATTGCGGGACAGTCGTTTCCGGAGGCGCTGCGCAGCGCGGCCACCGTCGCCACGCTCTCCTGCGGATTCCTGGGCACCCGCGCGTGGATGCGGGAGCTGCCCGCCGAGGCTCAGTGATCGGACAGAATTCGATAGCGGCGGCCCGCCGCGCACAGCACCAGATCCGCGCGCTCCCGGGTCTTCGCGACCAGTTCGGCATTCATCAGATCGCTCTGCGCCACCTTGGTTCTGGCGACCTCCCGGCTCTTGCCGCCGCGAAGGTGGCGGCGCAGCAGGCGGCGCTGTAGGACCTCGATCGGGGCGTCGAGATACCAGGTCTCGTCGAGGCATTCCCGCACCGCCGACCAGCGCGCGGTGCCGAAATCGTCCAGCAGCAGATAGTTTCCCTCGCTGATCACGATGCGCTGCCGGTCGAACCACACCCCGGCGGGCACCGGCTCGTGGCGGCGGCGATCGTAGGTCGGCCACGAAACCCGCTGCCCCACCGGGGTTTCCCGCAGTCGGCGCAGCGCGCCCAGGTAGCCGGGGACGTCGAAGGTGTCGGGTTCGCCCTTGCGCGCCAGGGCATCGGCCGCCCGCAGTTCGGCGGTGCCGAGGTGGAAGCCGTCCATCGGCGCGACCTCGGCGGTGCCCGCCCCGGCGGCGGCGTTCAGCGCGTCGCGCACGGCCGTCGCGAGGGTGGATTTCCCCGCGCCCGGCGGTCCGGCGATGCCCAGCACGAAACGCTCGGTGCGGGTGCCGATCCGGTCCAGTACCCGCGCGGCCAGCTCCTCCGGTGTCGACTCGGCAGCATCGGGGCCCATGCAGTGACCCTACCGGCGTCCCGCGGCGATACCGGGGCGCTATCGCGGGACGAGTCCGAAAACCGTGGCCGGTCCGCCCGAACCGCCCCGATACAGCGGGCCGCCGACCAGCACGGATGCCCCGGTCACCGGCAGATCCGCCAGATTGGCCAGGCACTCCAGGCTGATCCGGTGCTCGCCGTACAGCAATCGGGACACCGCGTAGGTGTCGTCGCCGCCGACATCGGGCCCGAAGGTGTCGATGCCGAGGGCGCCGCGGGTGCCGAGGCGGCCGGTGGCCAGCAGCCAGCGCACCGCCTCCGGCGCGAATCCCGGTTGGCGACCGGCGGATTCGCCGATGCCGAGAAAGTCCGGGGTGCCCCATTTCGCGTCCCAGCCGGTCCAGGCGACGATCGCGGTACCCGCCCGGATCGGACCGTGGTCTCGCTCCCAGTTCTCGATATCGCCGACGGTGACGGCGTAATCGCGGTTGTCGCGGCACTTCTCGCGCACGTCGAGCTTCACCGCGGGCAGCAGCAGGTCCTCGGGGTCGAGTCGATCGGCGGCCAATCCGGCCGGATCGAAGTGAATCGGTGCGCCCCAATGGGTTCCGGTGTGCTCGGCCTGGTGGATGTAGCGCAGGAAGTGGCCGTCCGCGGCGATGGTCGCCACCGTCTCGGTGCGGAAGGGTGGATCGCCCGGATACAGCGGGGTGGTCGCCGGATCGTGCACGTGCGACAGGTTCACCAGGGCGAAGGGCGCGGTCACCGGATCCCCCGCGGAATCACCCGCGACAGCGCGTGCAGGTCCGCCTCCAGCGCCCGGAACAGGATGTAGGCCACCACGAAGGCGACGGTCGCGCCGACGCACAGCACTCGCACCGCGACGATCACATGCGGAATATCGTCCGGCGGAAGGAGGGTCGTCACCGCCACCGCCAGCAGCGGCACCGATGCCGCGACCGCGAGCAGGGCGGTGCTGCGGCGGTCCAGGCGGCGCAGCAGCACCGCATCCCCGGGGTCGATGTCGCCGTAGCGCAGGAACATCGGGTATACGCAACGCACCATATAGAACGTCACCAGGAAGAACGGGTACGCCACCGCCATCGCCCCGCACACCAGCAGCGAGGCCAGGAAGTGCACCACCACCGCCGCGGTGACCTCGCCGGTCGTCACCTGCAGGGCGACCGGGAACACCACGGCCGCCAGCCCCCACAGCGAAAACGCCACCAGCACCGCGCGATCGCCGAGCCGCAGCGCGTCCGAGCGGGCCCGGGCCAGCACCCGCGGGTCGTAGTCGCGCCCGCGCCGCAGCCCGTACGGCACCGTGATCAGGCAGCGCGACAGATACACCAGCACCGCGATGCCCACCGGGAAGAACACCCCGTTCACCACGCCCGTGATGATCAGGAACGAGTGCTGCGCGGGCACGCTGAGCCGATCGACGATCAGCGACCGGTTGTGGCCGATATTGAACAGCGACGCCACCGCGTTCGGCACGCCGACGGCCAGCAGCACCACCGGAACCAGCCACGGCCGCAAGCGCAGCCGCCAGCTGTCCGGCCGCGGATCGACCAGTTCGCGGGCCCGCTCGTCCCCGCACAGCTCCAGCTGCCGGGCCAGCTCCGCCCCGTCGGCCCAGCGCCGATCCCGCTGCGGCGCAAGGCAGCTCAGCAGCACCCGGCGCAGCGCGGCCGGGCAGTCGGGCGGCAGCTCGGCGAGCGCGGCCCGGTCCACGCCCGCCAGGCGGCGGCGCAGCATGGCCGCCAGCGTGGTCGCGTCGCCGTGCTCTGCGGCGGTCGCATCATCGAAAGGTCTACTGCCGGTGAGCAATTCCCACAGCACCACGCCGAGGGAGTAGATGTCGGCGCGGGTGTCGAGATCGGCGGCGGTCCGCTCGTAGCCGGGGTGGCACGCCTCGAGCTGCTCCGGCGACATGTACGACAGCGATCCGCCGAAGTACGCCACCGGGCCGGTCCCGGCCAGGGCGCGGCTGAAACTGATATTGAAATCGGCCAGTTTCGGTACCGCCTCCGCGGTGAGCAGCACATTGGCCGGTTTGATGTCGCGGTGCAGCACGCCCTGCGCGTCGGCGTAGGCCAGCGCCTCGGCCAACCGGCGGCCCAGCCACGCCACGGTTTCCGGCCACGACAGCTCCGCCAGCCCCGCGCGCACGCTGGAATCGGTCGGCCGGATCTCGCCCTTCTCCTCCATCGCCGCGTCTACCGCGTCCAGCAGCAGGCGCCCGTCGCGCTGCGGGGGTGGGGTCGCCCGCACCCAGCGCAGCACCCCCAGCAGCGTGCCACCGGGCAGAAACTGCATGTACAGCAGGCGAAGTGGGCGTCCGCCCGGCCCGGCCAGCACGCGCTGGTCGAACACCCGCACGATGTAGTCGTGGTCGAGCTGCGCCAGCGTCTGCGGCTCGGCCCCGTGATCGGCGGACACCTTCACCGCCACCAGCCGCTGCAGCGTCCGCTGCCGGGCCAGGAACACCCGCGCGAACGCCCCGCTGCCCAGATCGGTCAGCAGATCGAAATCGGCTATGCTGCCGCCGATCTCGATCCCCGACAGCTCACCGGCCACGAGACCACCCCCGTTCTCGCGCTGCGCGGTCGGCCGAAAGCGGTCGGCCGCGGCGCGAGTCGTCGCGCTGGCCCAGGTGGCCGCGCTCCCGGGCGGCGCCGACCGCCGGGTACTGCACTCCTCCTCGTCGGCATTGAGCAATTCCCGCAACTGCGCTGCCTGTTCGGGATACTCACGCAGACACTCCCGAGGATCGACCTGCTCCCCGCTGTGCCGCCGAATCACAAACTCCTCGTACACCAGACTCGCAGGCACCATCCCCGCCCCCAATTCCGGAAATTCCGAACAGTATTCGCGCAATCTCTTCCGCTCGGGCCCCCCACCACCCCCAGTTCCCAGCCCACCACCCAAAGGCCCCGGCACACCACCACCGCCAGACCCCGGCACACCACCACCCCCAGGCCCCGGCACACCACCACCCCCAGGCCCCGGCACACCACCACCCCCAAGTCCCGACACACCAGCACCCCCAGGTCCCGACACACCGCCACCGCCAGATCCCGGCGCACCACCACCTTCAGATCCCGGCGCACCACCCCCAGGTCCCGGCGCACCACCACCGCCAGATCCCGGCACGCCACCACCGCCAGGTCCCGACACACCACCCCCAAGTCCCGACACACCAGCACCCCCAGGTCCCGGCGCACCACCACCGCCAGATCCCGGCACACCACCACCTCCAGGCCCCGGCACACCAGCATCTCCAGGCCCCGGCACACCACCACCTCCAGGCCCCGGCGCACCAGCATCTCCAGGTCCCGGCATGCTTTTGGCCGGGACCTCAGCCGCAACCCGACAGCTACCCCGCAGCCACCGGTACCACATATCGATCCGGATCAATTCCACCAGCGCCCCCAGCCGCAGCGTCCGGGCGTCGGGTAGATAGTCGGCGAGTTCCGGCGGCCGGTCGCCGGATTCCCAGGCCGCGGCGAAGGCGGACAGCGCATCGAATTCGGTTCCGGCCGTTGGCCGCCCGGAACCGAGGGCGGGTTCGGGCTGGTCACTCACGTCTGCGCACCTGTCGCCTCCGGACCGTCGGACCGCCCGCGGCCCACAAATTCGCACTGGTCGGTCGGTGATCTGACGAATAGAATTCGCCACACCCGACACCATCATCCCCCTGTGCGTCGCGGGAAATGATAATTTGCGCGTCGATACCCAAACGCCCCATTTCGACCACGACGCGACGGGGGTAGAGCATGAACAACGAGGGCACCGCACTAGCGGACGCGACACCCGGCGGCGCCACGCAGGAGGTACCGGTGAGCGCGAACGAGACGGTGAGCGTGCAACCGAGCACGGCCACGGCGATCGCCGCGGCGGTGCGCGACGGCACCGTGCGGCCCGAGCAGGTCGTCGAGGCCGCCCTCGAGCGCATCCGCGTCGGCGATCCGAAGGTGAACGCGTTCGCGGTGGTTCGCGCCGAGTCGGCCCTCGCGGAGAGCCGGGCGCTGGCCGAACGCTCCGACCTGGAGGCGCTGCCGCTGGCCGGGGTTCCCATCGCGGTGAAGAACAATGTCGATGTCACCGGCGAGATCACCCGCGGCGGTTCGGCCGCGGGCGACGACGTCCCCGCGACCGCCGACCATCCGGTGGTGCGGCGGCTGCGCGCGGCCGGCGCGGTCGTCGTCGGGCTCACCGAGATGCCCGAATTCGGGCTGTTCGGGGTGACCGACACTCCCGAACGCATCACCCGCTCGCCGTGGAACATTCGCTACAGCGCGGGTGGGTCCTCGGGCGGGTCGGGTGCGGCGGTGGGCGCCGGGCTGGTTCCGGTGGCGCACGGCAACGACGGGCTCGGCTCGGTGCGCATCCCGGCCGCCTGCTGCGGCGTCGTCGGCATCAAGCCCGGCCGCGGCGTGGTGCCCGCCGAGGTGGGCCCCGACTCCTGGGGCGGCATGACCGAGAACGGCGTGCTGGCAACGACTGTCGCCGATGCCGCGCTGGTGCTGTCGGTGCTCGCGGACCGGCCCGCGCTGGCCGACCTGGAGCCCCCCGCGCCGCTGCGCATCGGGCTGGCGGTGGGCTCCCCGTCCCCGCTGATCCGGATCGATCGGCAGTGGACGGCCGCGGCGCGCACCGCCGGGCAGCTCGCCGCGGCGGCGGGGCACACGGTGGCCCCCGCGGCCCTGCCCTACACCGGCGCGACCACGGCGCTGGCGCTGCGCTGGGTGGCCAACGCGGCCCGCGACGCCGTCACCGTCGCACACCCCGAGCGGCTCCTGCGACGCACCCGGCGGCACATCGCGCTGGGACGGGCGGTGGTGCGCGCCGGGCTGATTCGCGCCCGGCAGGTCGACCGCATCGAGGCGCGGCTGCTGGACTACTTCGAACTGCACGACGTGGTGATCACCCCCACCCTGGCCTGCCCGCCGCCCGCGGCGCGCGCCTGGCACGAGCGCGGCTGGCTCGCCAATGTGCTTGCCAGCGCCCGCTATTCACCGTTCACCCCGCTGTGGAACCTGGTCGGCTGGCCCGCCGTGACCGTCCCCATGGGCCTGCACCCGCGCACCGGCACCCCGGTCGCCGCCCAACTGGCCGGGCCGCCCGGCAGCGAATCCACGCTCCTACGACTGGCCACCCAACTCGAATCCGCCCACCCCTGGCGGCGCGTCGCGCCCTGACACCGAATCGACCCGGCCCTCCGCAGGCCGCGCCGCCGATCGATCCGCCACGGTCCTCGACTCGAAATCCCAAGGCTTCCGGGGCGAACCGGCACCGGCGATGCGGTCAGACGTGGGACTCGGCGGGGACTCCGGCGAAGCCGCCCGCGAGGACGCGGTTGGCGAAATCGAGGATGGTGGGGCGGTCGTCGTCGGCGCGCCAGGCCACGGCCAGCTCGCACGGGGGCAGGGCGGTGATCGGGCGGGCGGTCAGGCCGGGCCAGCGGTACATCGGCACATTGCTCTCGGCCAGCAGGCAGACGCCGAGGCCGAGGCTGACCGCCTCCAGGCGCTCCTCGGCCGTCGCGGCCTCGCCGCCGATCCTGGCCTGGCGACCGGACCGGGCGTCGTTGCCGAGCCAGAAGTCGCGCGCCGCACCGGCTTCCGTCGGCATGGCGATGAACGGCTCGTCGCTCAGGTCGGCGAAGTCGATGCTCTCGCGATCGGCCAGCCGGTGGTTCTCCGGTAGCAGGGCCCAGCGCGCCTCGGTGCGCAGCACCTGCCAGCGGTAGCGGCCCGCGTCGGGCACCGGCAGCCACATCAGCGCCAGATCGGCCTGGCGCCCGGCCAGGCCGCTGGACGGGTCTGTCCACGACGCCGAGTGCAGCGCCAGCCGATGGCCGCTCGCGCTCTCCAGATCCGCGATCAGGCCGCGGCCGATCGAGCTCTGGATGCCGACCCGCAGCACCTCGCCCGCCTCCTGCAGGGCCACATTGGTGACCTCCCACAGCTCCAGGATCTTGCGGGCGCCCTCGAGCAGTTCCTTACCGGCGACGGTCAGCGCCACGCTGCGCTGGTTCCGGTCGAACAGCACCACGTCGAGCTGCCGCTCGAGCTGGCGGATCTGCCGCGAGAGGGTGGGTTGAGCGATGTGCAGCCGCTGAGCGGCGTTGGTGAAATGCAGTTCCTCAGCGACGGCGACAAAGTACCGCAAGTCGCGCAAATGCGGGTCCATAGCCCCTTGCTATCAGAATCGGTCTTGGAAATCCAGCCGTATCAGACCTCTAAGTTTGAATAGAGGCGCGGAAACAGCCATCAGGTTTGTTAATGATAGCATATGGCCTAGACAAAACGGGCGCGCAACCACCTCCGCGAATCCGCGGCCAACCTGGCTACTCCCAGCACACGGTGGTCATACGGTCACGCGACCAGCAGTAACGCCGCCCACTGCCGCCATTCCCCGAGCGGATGACATCACCACGATGCCCGGATCACAGGGTCAGCAACAACGCCCCGAACCGGACATGCAGGCGACACGCCCCAAACAGTGAGGTTCGTCACACCTTCGGCATGTCGTTCACAGACACGCCGGACCTATGTTCTCGATCGCGGCCCCTTCACCCCGCCGCGCTCCACCTCGTCATCCCGGCATGCTTTTGGCCGGGATCAGTCGCTGTACACCTTCGGATCCAGCGTGCCGATGTAAGGCAGGTCCCGATAACGCTCGGCGTAGTCCAGGCCGTAGCCGACCACGAACTCGTTGGGGATGTCGAAGCCGACGTGCGCGACCTCCACGTGCGTGCGCAGGGCGTCGGGCTTGCGCAGCAGCGTCACCACCTCGAGCGAGGCCGGGTTGCGGCTGGACAGGTTGCGCTTGAGCCAGGACAGCGTGAGACCGGAGTCGATGATGTCCTCGACGATCAGCACATTGCGCCCGGCGATGTCCTTGTCCAGGTCCTTGAGGATGCGCACCACGCCCGACGACGAGGTGGACGAGCCGTACGACGAGACGGCCATGAACTCCATCTGCGTCGGAATCGGCAGCGCCTGCGCCAGATCGGCCATGAAGAAGATCGCGCCCTTGAGGACGGCGACCAGCAGCAGATCCCCCTCGGGCGCATCGGCGGGATAGCGTTTGGCGATCAGGCCGGCCAGCTCGTCGACCTTCGCCTTGATCTGCTCCTCGGTGATCAGCACCGACGCGATGTCGTCCCCGTACACGTCCGCTGGTGTCCCTTCAGTGATGTCGTGTGATCACGGCGCAAGGCCCAGCGTCAGCCTGCCATGTTTGCGCGTGGCAACCAACCTCGTCCCCGGCGTTCCACCGCCGACGGCGACCCCGCCCTGCCCGTGCCAGTCCGTGACCAGCGCGTCCACCGCGCGTAAGTGCTTGTCCGTCAATGCCTTTGCGCCGCCAGCCAGCAACCAGGCGCGCACCGCCCGCAGCCGCAGCGCCGCCGGGGCAGTGGCGAGCGTCTCGATCGAGAGCCCCGAACCATCGTCCGCCTCGTGTAGCAATCTCTCAGCTAGCTCATCGAGGACGGCTCCGTCGGCGCGCAACTGCTCGGCCGTGCGGGCCAGCGCGGGCGCCACGCCGCCGCCGAGCACCTCCTCCAGCAGCGGCAGCACCTCGGTGCGCAGCCGCACCCGGGTGAATTCCGGCGCGCTGTTGTGCGGGTCCTCGTACGGGGTCAGCCCGAGGTCGGCGCACAGCCGCCGGGTGACGTCCCGCCGCACCCCGAGCAGCGGCCGCCCCCACGGATCGGCGAACTCGGCCATCCCCCGCAGCGAGCGCCCGCCGGACCCGCGCCCCAGCCCGAGCAGCACGGTCTCGGCCTGATCGTCGAGCGTATGCCCGAGCAGCACCGGCAACCCGTCGCGCGCCGCGTCCAGCGCCGCATACCGCGCCCGCCGCGCCGCGGCCTCCACCCCGCCCGGCCCGCTCACCTCAACGGCAAGCACTCGCGCCGACCGACACCCCAGCCCCAACGCCCGCTCCGCGGCCTCCGCCGCAACCCCGGCCGACCCCTCCTGCAACCCGTGATCGACAACCAGCGCATCCACCACCCCCGCCTCGGCCACCGCCCCCGCGGTCAACGCCAACGAATCCGCCCCACCCGACAACCCCACCGCCACCACCCCATTCGGCGCATACCGACGCACCCACCCCCGCACCGCATGCCGCACCGCCAACACCGCCGAAGTCTCCGGCAGCCCCCTCGCCTCCCCCACGCTCACCGCCAACTCCCCTCTCGCCCAACAGGTCCCACCACCGCCCCGCCGAGGGCCGAAGCACGACCGACGGCAACAATCACCCGGCGACGAGATGACAGCCGCCGAACCGACACGGCCTCCGCGGCCCGCACCCAGGCGAGGGACATGATGCCGCGCCCGACGACACCAATCGTTCTGTCACGAGGAGACAGCCACCGGACCAACGCGGCCTCGGCGATCCGCACCCGGACGAGGGGCATGATGCCGCGCCCGACGACACCAACCGTTCTGTCACGAGGAGACAGCCACCGGACCAACGCGGCCTCGGCGATCCGCACCCGGACGAGGGGCATGATGCCGCGCCCGACGACGCCAATCGTCCGGCAGATGGGTAACGGGCGGCCGAACATGATCTCCGCGGTCGGGGACGGGGGGACAGAGAGCGTGGCTCGCGCGGCGGCAATCGTCCGGCCGACAGGTGACAGCCGCCGGGCCGACGTGGTCTCGGCGGCTAGGGTGCGGGGGGTCGTGTCGCCGGGGGCGGGCACGGGCATGGTCAGTCCAGGACTCGGGTCACCCAGCGGTGTGGGTGGTCGATTTCGTCGGGGCGGGGGAGGGTTTCGGGGTCGGTCCAGACGGTGTTGAAGCGGTCCATGCCGACGGTGGTCACGACCTCGTCCACGAAGGCCTTGCCGCGGACGTACTGGGCGACCTTGGCGTCCACGCCGAGCAGGGCGCGCAGCAGGCGTTGCAGTGGGTTGGTGGGACGGCGGCGGCGCTGGTCGAAGGCCTGGCGAATGTGGCGGACCGAGGGGATGACGGCGGGGCCGACCGCGTCCATCACGTGGTCGGCGTGGCCCTCGAGCAGGGTGCCGAGCATCAGCAGGCGGTCCAGGGCCTCGCGCTGCGCGGGCGCCTGGGTGGCGCGCAGCAGCCCGAGCACACCGCGGTTGGCCGGATCGTCGGCGTCGCGCGTGCC carries:
- the tilS gene encoding tRNA lysidine(34) synthetase TilS, with product MSVGEARGLPETSAVLAVRHAVRGWVRRYAPNGVVAVGLSGGADSLALTAGAVAEAGVVDALVVDHGLQEGSAGVAAEAAERALGLGCRSARVLAVEVSGPGGVEAAARRARYAALDAARDGLPVLLGHTLDDQAETVLLGLGRGSGGRSLRGMAEFADPWGRPLLGVRRDVTRRLCADLGLTPYEDPHNSAPEFTRVRLRTEVLPLLEEVLGGGVAPALARTAEQLRADGAVLDELAERLLHEADDGSGLSIETLATAPAALRLRAVRAWLLAGGAKALTDKHLRAVDALVTDWHGQGGVAVGGGTPGTRLVATRKHGRLTLGLAP